Proteins encoded together in one Triticum dicoccoides isolate Atlit2015 ecotype Zavitan chromosome 7B, WEW_v2.0, whole genome shotgun sequence window:
- the LOC119336681 gene encoding GDSL esterase/lipase At5g33370-like isoform X3, with protein MARSIALVCFLVVGLGLLGAMCASAAAAGGENGGRLVNAVYVFGDSLVDVGNNDYLPAPAPRANRPYGMDLPGKPTGRFTNGYNLADVISQRVGFEMSPKPYLSMLPHDKILLGLCKIGANYASGGSGILDTTGKGTLTMRTQVEYFKKAADNMICYPSKEEHLSRSLFLLSGGGNDFSAFDPSSASPQAYVVKMVTTYIEHIQALYDMGARMVGILDVPPIGCTPGQRIDMPNGECNEQANSLAQAFNGLLRAKLAEAAAANMKELKYSIAANYNILNDMMANSLVAGLRQVKTACCGSGKLNAEVMCSHQGTTACPAAEHDDYMFWDMLHPTHATIQRGVVALFYGNGPKYGEPVNFGTLVTGQNVSPAIKMVVDEQ; from the exons ATGGCGAGGAGCATTGCTCTGGTCTGCTTCCTCGTCGTCGGTCTCGGCCTCTTGGGCGCCATGtgcgcctcggcagctgcggcaggcgGCGAGAACGGAGGGCGGCTGGTGAACGCCGTGTACGTCTTCGGCGACTCGCTGGTGGACGTGGGCAACAACGACTACCTGCCGGCGCCGGCGCCCAGGGCGAACCGGCCGTACGGCATGGACCTCCCCGGCAAGCCCACAGGCCGCTTCACCAACGGCTACAACCTCGCCGACGTCATCT CACAACGTGTGGGGTTCGAGATGAGCCCCAAGCCATACCTCTCCATGCTGCCGCACGACAAGATCTTACTCGGCCTCTGCAAGATCGGCGCCAACTATGCTTCCGGTGGATCCGGCATCCTCGACACCACG GGAAAAGGGACGCTCACGATGCGGACACAAGTCGAGTACTTCAAGAAGGCGGCGGACAACATGATTTGCTACCCAAGCAAGGAggagcacctttcgaggtccctcttCCTCCTCAGTGGTGGCGGCAATGACTTCTCGGCCTTCGACCCCTCCAGCGCCAGCCCCCAGGCCTACGTCGTCAAGATGGTCACCACCTACATCGAGCACATCCAGGCGCTCTACGACATGGGGGCACGGATGGTGGGGATCCTCGATGTGCCACCGATCGGGTGCACGCCGGGGCAGAGGATCGACATGCCCAACGGCGAGTGCAACGAGCAGGCCAACTCCCTGGCGCAAGCATTCAACGGCTTACTCAGGGCCAAGCTCGCCGAGGCCGCCGCTGCCAACATGAAGGAACTCAAGTACTCCATCGCCGCCAACTACAACATCCTCAACGACATGATGGCCAACTCTCTCGTAGCTG GGCTGAGGCAGGTGAAGACGGCGTGCTGCGGTTCGGGGAAGCTCAACGCGGAGGTGATGTGCAGCCACCAGGGCACGACGGCGTGCCCCGCCGCTGAGCACGACGACTACATGTTCTGGGACATGCTCCACCCCACTCACGCCACTATCCAGCGCGGTGTCGTCGCCCTCTTCTACGGCAACGGCCCCAAGTACGGCGAGCCCGTCAACTTCGGCACGCTCGTCACGGGCCAGAACGTATCTCCCGCGATCAAGATGGTCGTCGACGAGCAGTAG